The proteins below come from a single Corylus avellana chromosome ca3, CavTom2PMs-1.0 genomic window:
- the LOC132173298 gene encoding uncharacterized protein LOC132173298, whose amino-acid sequence MKKYYIVESAGGDLLLFVRTTFSFIDEIFGGMKMQIAPLVTQGFKIFKLLFLNGKPKWVEVETNDLVLGDGAWFLDDNSSTYVPASGLLGCHPNCIYFVDYFRPGCPQLCVHPITHFNLGDESFQHRLLSQFPSSPTSTFITPIWIQPTFQGRKSPVVGSEMKRNPMKLSNPPFLSFSRLCDYRGILISVAGFFAIFSVCSCYSQGGLRRQ is encoded by the exons ATGAAGAAGTACTATATTGTGGAATCAGCTGGTGGAGATCTACTATTGTTTGTAAGGACTACTTTTAGTTTTATCGATGAGATTTTTGGTGGTATGAAGATGCAAATAGCTCCTTTGGTGACACAAGGGTTCAAGATTTTCAAGCTACTATTTCTGAATGGGAAGCCCAAGTGGGTTGAAGTTGAAACGAATGACCTTGTTCTTGGTGACGGTGCTTGGTTCTTGGATGACAATTCTTCAACCTATGTGCCGGCTTCTGGCTTGCTTGGATGCCATCCAAATTGTATATACTTTGTGGATTATTTTAGGCCTGGTTGTCCTCAGCTATGTGTCCATCCTATTACTCATTTTAACTTGGGAGATGAAAGCTTTCAGCATCGTCTTCTATCACAGTTTCCGTCTTCTCCAACATCAACGTTTATAACCCCAATTTGGATCCAGCCAACTTTTCAAGGAAGAAAGAGT CCCGTTGTAGGTTCTGAGATGAAGAGGAACCCAATGAAGCTCTCAAATCcaccatttctttctttctcaag ATTATGTGATTATAGAGGGATTCTGATTTCGGTGGCTGGGTTCTTTGCAATTTTCAGCGTTTGCTCATGTTATTCTCAAG GGGGACTACGGCGACAATAA
- the LOC132176145 gene encoding mitochondrial adenine nucleotide transporter ADNT1: MASEDVVGKTTSESAVSTIVNLAEEAKLAREGVKAPGHAVLSICKSLVAGGVAGGVSRTAVAPLERLKILLQVQNPHSIKYNGTIQGLKYIWKTEGFRGLFKGNGTNCARIIPNSAVKFFSYEQASLGILFLYRQQTGNEEAQLTPLLRLGAGACAGIIAMSATYPMDMVRGRLTVQTEKSPRQYRGIFHALSTVLREEGPRALYRGWLPSVIGVIPYVGLNFSVYESLKDWLIKTKPYGLVEDAELSLTTKLACGAAAGTVGQTVAYPLDVIRRRMQMVGWKDAATVVAGEGRSKAALEYTGMVDAFRKTVRHEGFRALYKGLVPNSVKVVPSIAISFVTYEMVKDILGVEMRISD; encoded by the exons ATGGCGTCGGAAGATGTTGTGGGGAAAACGACGAGCGAGTCCGCGGTGTCGACGATCGTGAACCTCGCGGAGGAGGCGAAGCTCGCGAGGGAAGGGGTGAAGGCGCCGGGCCACGCCGTCCTAAGCATCTGCAAGTCGCTCGTCGCCGGAGGAGTCGCTGGCGGAGT CTCACGTACTGCTGTTGCTCCGCTAGAAAGATTAAAAATTTTACTCCAG GTTCAAAACCCTCATAGTATCAAATACAATGGAACGATTCAAGGCTTgaaatatatatggaaaactgAGGGTTTCAGAGGATTGTTTAAAGGCAATGGAACTAACTGTGCTCGTATCATCCCAAACTCGGCAGTCAAGTTCTTCAGCTATGAGCAAGCATCTTT GggtattttatttctttatcgACAACAAACTGGAAATG AAGAGGCTCAGCTTACTCCACTTTTACGACTCGGAGCTGGTGCATGTGCTGGAATTATTGCCATGTCAGCAACTTACCCAATGGATATGGTACGAGGTCGGCTGACTGTCCAG ACAGAAAAATCTCCTCGCCAGTATAGGGGAATCTTCCATGCCCTTTCTACAGTCCTCCGGGAAGAAGGCCCTCGGGCTCTGTACAGAGGCTGGCTACCTTCTGTTATAGGAGTC ATTCCATACGTGGGTCTCAACTTTTCTGTGTATGAATCTTTGAAAGACTGGTTGATTAAAACTAAACCTTATGGACTGGTTGAGGACGCTGAGCTGAGTTTGACAACAAAATTGGCATGTGGTGCTGCTGCTGGAACTGTTGGCCAGACAGTTGCTTACCCTCTCGATGTCATTCGACGAAGAATGCAGATGGTGGGTTGGAAAGATGCTGCAACAGTCGTGGCTGGTGAGGGGAGGAGCAAGGCAGCCCTTGAATATACTGGTATGGTTGATGCATTCAGGAAAACAGTTCGGCACGAGGGATTTCGAGCATTGTACAAGGGTTTGGTCCCCAATTCGGTGAAG GTGGTCCCATCCATAGCAATTTCCTTCGTGACATACGAGATGGTCAAGGACATTCTTGGAGTTGAGATGAGGATATCTGACTGA